A region of the Terriglobales bacterium genome:
AATCCCATGCTCCGTCCCTACAAAGGCATCTCGCCCCGCGTCCCCGCCACCTGCTACGTCGACGCCTCCGCTCAGCTCATCGGCGACGTCGAACTCGGCGAGCACGCCAGCATCTGGATGAACGCCGTCCTGCGCGGCGACGTCCACCACATCCGCATCGGCTCGAACTCCAACGTGCAGGACTGCTCCGTCCTCCACGGCATGCGCGACCGCTATCCCGTTATCGTCGGCGACTGGGTCACCATAGGCCACTCGGTCACCCTGCACGGCTGTGTGGTCGAGGACAAGTGCCTCATCGGCATGGGCTCGGTCATCCTCAACAACGCGCGCATTGGCGCGGGCTCCATCATCGCCGCCGGCACCGTGGTCCCCGAGAACACCATCGTCCCGCCGCGCACGCTCTGGATGGGCGTCCCCGGCAAACAGCGCAAAGAGCTGACCGACGCCGACCAGGAAGGCATCCTGCGCTACGCCCGCAATTACCTGGACTACAAAGAGCAGTACATGCGGGAGATGAAAGGCTAGAATGTACGCATGCCAATGAAATTGAAAGCGATTGTCCATCGCGCCGAGGAGGGCGGCTTCTGGGGCGAGGCGCCCGCAATTCCCGGCTGCGCTTCCCAGGAGGAAATTGTCGAGGAGTTGCTGAAGAACCTTCGCGAAGCCGTTGAGGGCTGTCTTTCCGTTGATGTCAAGTCAAA
Encoded here:
- a CDS encoding gamma carbonic anhydrase family protein; translation: MLRPYKGISPRVPATCYVDASAQLIGDVELGEHASIWMNAVLRGDVHHIRIGSNSNVQDCSVLHGMRDRYPVIVGDWVTIGHSVTLHGCVVEDKCLIGMGSVILNNARIGAGSIIAAGTVVPENTIVPPRTLWMGVPGKQRKELTDADQEGILRYARNYLDYKEQYMREMKG
- a CDS encoding type II toxin-antitoxin system HicB family antitoxin; protein product: MPMKLKAIVHRAEEGGFWGEAPAIPGCASQEEIVEELLKNLREAVEGCLSVDVKSNGPKATRYLKLPFSRVENPVFPA